The Spirochaetota bacterium genome has a window encoding:
- a CDS encoding long-chain fatty acid--CoA ligase: MQVAERTINEIFRNRVLSYGDRLAVEKKRKGVWEQATWNQYYDRSRSAGLGLLSIGIKKGDRVSLVSENRLEWLYTDMGTLGIGAVLVPIYSTLSAEEMEFIIGHSESKVVIVENNEQMEKALAARKGCPRLEKIVVIEAEGKSLMPQGVLSFADMMQAGSRKHDEDPKLFEKQADEVDVEDLASIVYTSGTTGHPKGAMISHKNIMAQIKALASVEPQYGFDTDQTVPFLPLSHVFERIAGHFFGMYVGLTSSYAESMDTIVQDIQEKRPTEILAVPRVCEKVYQRITMQVRNEPAWKQKVFYWGQKVGAEISDYRERKKRIPLLLRLEYFIAFQMIFKKLQNALGGRVRWMTASGAPTAKEIIQFFNGAGIHVIEGYGMTELTAPGTMSNLADYRIGTVGKPLPGVDIKIDNDGEILVKGDCVVRGYWRNDEATREAFTPDGYLRTGDIGIFTEEGFLIITDRKKDIIITSGGKNVAPQNIENLFKSDPLFTQCIVIGERRKYLTALINVDRQIAAKLAEERRLAFNDPEELLDKPEFLKILDEHVAERNSRLARYETIKKYRIIRQDFSKESGELTATLKVKRKVVQEKYGPVIESMYADDVAQAG, from the coding sequence ATGCAGGTTGCCGAAAGGACAATTAACGAGATTTTCCGCAACAGGGTGCTCAGTTATGGGGACAGGCTTGCGGTAGAGAAGAAGCGCAAAGGAGTGTGGGAACAGGCGACATGGAACCAGTACTATGATCGATCGCGATCGGCCGGTCTTGGGCTTCTATCGATAGGGATCAAGAAAGGCGACCGTGTCTCGCTCGTTTCGGAGAACAGGCTCGAATGGCTGTATACCGATATGGGCACACTCGGAATAGGGGCGGTGCTGGTGCCTATTTACTCCACGCTTTCCGCCGAGGAAATGGAGTTTATCATCGGTCATTCGGAATCGAAAGTGGTGATAGTCGAAAACAACGAGCAGATGGAAAAGGCGCTCGCGGCCCGGAAGGGATGTCCCCGGCTTGAAAAGATCGTGGTTATTGAGGCCGAAGGCAAGTCCCTCATGCCGCAGGGAGTCTTGAGCTTCGCGGACATGATGCAGGCGGGAAGCCGGAAACACGATGAGGATCCGAAGCTTTTCGAAAAACAGGCTGACGAGGTAGACGTTGAGGATCTGGCCTCCATAGTGTATACTTCGGGTACCACGGGGCACCCCAAGGGCGCCATGATTTCGCATAAGAACATCATGGCCCAGATCAAGGCGCTCGCCTCGGTCGAGCCGCAGTACGGTTTTGATACCGACCAGACCGTGCCCTTCCTTCCGCTCAGTCACGTGTTCGAGAGGATCGCCGGGCATTTCTTCGGCATGTACGTCGGTCTCACCTCGTCCTACGCCGAGAGCATGGACACCATCGTGCAGGACATACAGGAAAAGCGGCCCACCGAGATTCTTGCCGTTCCCCGCGTTTGCGAAAAGGTGTACCAGCGTATTACGATGCAGGTGCGAAACGAGCCCGCATGGAAGCAGAAGGTCTTCTACTGGGGGCAGAAGGTCGGGGCGGAGATAAGCGATTACCGCGAGCGCAAAAAGCGCATTCCGCTTCTGCTCAGGTTAGAATACTTCATTGCGTTTCAAATGATATTCAAGAAGCTGCAGAACGCGCTGGGCGGGCGCGTGCGCTGGATGACGGCCTCCGGCGCTCCAACGGCGAAGGAGATCATACAGTTCTTCAACGGGGCCGGTATACATGTGATCGAAGGATATGGTATGACCGAGCTGACCGCACCGGGAACGATGAGTAACCTCGCCGACTACCGTATCGGCACGGTGGGCAAGCCCCTGCCGGGCGTCGACATCAAGATTGACAACGACGGCGAGATTCTCGTGAAGGGTGATTGCGTGGTCAGGGGCTACTGGCGCAATGATGAAGCCACCAGAGAGGCCTTTACGCCGGATGGTTATCTACGGACCGGCGACATTGGAATTTTCACCGAAGAGGGATTTCTCATCATCACAGACAGGAAGAAGGATATCATCATAACATCGGGCGGGAAAAACGTGGCGCCGCAGAACATCGAGAACCTCTTTAAAAGCGATCCGCTCTTTACCCAGTGCATTGTAATCGGCGAAAGGCGGAAATACCTCACGGCGCTCATCAATGTCGATCGGCAGATCGCGGCCAAACTTGCAGAGGAAAGGAGACTCGCGTTCAACGACCCCGAGGAGCTTTTGGATAAACCGGAGTTTTTGAAGATTCTGGACGAGCATGTGGCCGAAAGGAACTCGCGCCTTGCCAGGTATGAAACAATAAAGAAATACCGGATTATCAGGCAGGATTTCTCGAAAGAGTCGGGAGAGCTCACCGCGACACTCAAGGTGAAACGCAAGGTCGTACAGGAAAAATACGGTCCCGTAATCGAGAGCATGTATGCGGACGACGTGGCGCAGGCCGGATGA
- a CDS encoding enoyl-CoA hydratase-related protein, translating into MGKCTCLTDGKGVALITLANPPMNAFDEELLMGLEETVGRINADTDSKVAVITGDGPMFIVGADINRVRDVKTFEDGVAVTARAQGILNLIENSRKPYIAAINGLALGGGTELALACHLRIAGDQAQMGLPEILLGIIPAFGGTQRMVRLLGPARALEYMLTGKFIDMKEAERVGLVNRIVPHADVVDEAMKLARSIASKGQLAVRAIVEAVITGGRLSMSEGLALESELFGKLAASEDKEEGIRAFLEKRKPVFKNI; encoded by the coding sequence ATGGGGAAATGCACCTGCCTGACCGACGGGAAGGGAGTGGCGTTGATTACCCTCGCGAATCCGCCGATGAACGCGTTTGACGAAGAGTTGCTCATGGGCCTGGAGGAGACTGTCGGGCGGATAAATGCCGATACCGATTCGAAGGTCGCGGTGATCACCGGGGATGGGCCCATGTTCATTGTCGGCGCAGACATCAATCGCGTTCGCGATGTGAAGACCTTCGAGGACGGTGTCGCGGTCACCGCCCGGGCTCAGGGCATCTTGAACCTTATCGAAAATTCCAGGAAGCCGTATATCGCGGCGATAAACGGCCTCGCCCTCGGCGGGGGCACCGAGCTCGCACTGGCGTGCCATCTGCGTATAGCCGGCGATCAGGCGCAGATGGGACTGCCCGAGATATTGCTGGGGATTATTCCCGCCTTCGGAGGTACCCAGCGCATGGTGCGCCTTCTGGGCCCCGCGCGGGCGCTGGAATATATGCTTACCGGAAAGTTCATCGACATGAAGGAGGCCGAGCGCGTGGGGCTGGTCAACAGGATCGTGCCGCACGCCGACGTGGTGGACGAGGCGATGAAGTTGGCGAGAAGCATCGCTTCGAAGGGACAGCTCGCCGTCCGCGCGATCGTCGAGGCGGTTATCACAGGCGGCAGGCTTTCGATGAGTGAAGGACTTGCGCTGGAAAGCGAACTTTTCGGAAAGCTCGCCGCCAGCGAGGATAAGGAAGAGGGCATACGGGCGTTTCTTGAAAAACGGAAACCGGTGTTCAAAAACATATAA